A window of Pedobacter lusitanus contains these coding sequences:
- a CDS encoding sensor histidine kinase, with the protein MQIVTLLWLKSLDVFNNVPDDQLQWFLDNSENQLLQDGDYLTEPGDPIAGPHILIAGKMSLHLFQNGSKREFVMFTKGDISGYLPYSRGKISGGYAQAIGEVQLLSFKTERIQEMIKNHFELTQSLVHVMSNRVREFTAMQQQNEKMLALGKLSAGLAHELNNPASAIVRDSISLKEHLRLGPEVFKKVAAITIAEEQIDKLNEVLFGILGAKEQPLLSLKQRIALEDEIADWFEEKNVENSFAIAESFVDFNFSVADLEACAAPVPEHLSPVFNWISNLLVTERMVEDIQESSKRIADLVNSVKTFTHMDRGMDKEYADIHIGIRNTLTMLGHKIRKGNIIVVEDYDETLPHIKGMIGELNQVWTNLIDNAIDAMEPALKGTLTLKTEKDREFVNVSVIDDGPGIPADILSNIFDPFFTTKPMGKGTGMGLEVVHRIIHQHNGNVKVKSVPGRTEFTVCFPLDA; encoded by the coding sequence ATGCAAATTGTAACTCTTTTATGGCTTAAGTCTCTCGATGTTTTTAATAATGTTCCTGATGATCAGTTACAATGGTTTCTGGATAACAGTGAGAATCAATTGCTGCAGGATGGCGATTATCTGACTGAACCGGGCGATCCGATTGCTGGTCCTCATATCTTAATTGCTGGCAAAATGAGTCTTCATCTATTCCAGAATGGCTCGAAACGTGAATTTGTCATGTTTACAAAAGGAGATATCTCGGGTTATCTGCCTTATTCAAGAGGAAAGATTTCCGGAGGTTATGCACAGGCCATTGGTGAAGTACAGTTACTGAGTTTCAAAACGGAAAGAATTCAGGAAATGATTAAAAATCATTTTGAACTGACGCAGTCACTGGTTCATGTAATGAGTAACCGGGTCCGGGAATTTACCGCCATGCAGCAGCAGAATGAGAAAATGCTGGCCCTGGGTAAACTGAGTGCCGGACTGGCTCATGAACTGAATAATCCCGCCTCGGCTATAGTGCGCGATTCTATTTCACTGAAAGAGCATTTAAGACTGGGGCCTGAGGTTTTTAAAAAAGTGGCTGCTATTACAATTGCTGAAGAACAGATAGACAAATTAAATGAAGTGCTGTTTGGAATACTGGGCGCTAAGGAACAACCTCTTTTATCTCTGAAACAGCGGATAGCACTCGAAGATGAGATTGCTGACTGGTTTGAAGAGAAAAATGTAGAGAACAGTTTTGCCATTGCAGAGAGTTTTGTGGATTTTAATTTTAGTGTTGCTGATCTGGAGGCCTGTGCAGCACCTGTTCCTGAGCATCTGTCACCGGTTTTCAACTGGATCAGTAATTTGCTGGTTACAGAGCGTATGGTAGAAGATATTCAGGAGTCTTCCAAAAGAATTGCCGACCTGGTCAATTCTGTAAAAACATTTACACATATGGATAGGGGCATGGATAAGGAATATGCTGATATTCATATAGGTATCCGTAATACACTCACCATGTTAGGTCATAAAATAAGAAAGGGAAATATTATAGTAGTGGAAGATTATGACGAAACTCTTCCGCATATCAAAGGGATGATTGGTGAGCTTAACCAGGTCTGGACTAACCTGATTGACAATGCAATTGATGCGATGGAACCGGCACTTAAAGGTACTTTAACTTTGAAAACGGAAAAGGACAGGGAATTTGTAAATGTCTCTGTGATTGATGACGGACCGGGCATTCCGGCAGACATACTTTCCAATATCTTTGACCCGTTTTTTACAACTAAACCTATGGGTAAAGGGACAGGAATGGGGCTTGAGGTTGTTCATAGAATTATTCATCAGCATAATGGTAATGTCAAGGTGAAATCTGTACCCGGCCGGACAGAGTTTACAGTCTGTTTCCCACTCGACGCTTAA
- a CDS encoding FAD-dependent oxidoreductase, with product MNLPIIFSIDDDPQVLRSISRDLKIKYSKEYKILSTSSAQEALDMLTELKNSADVVALFLCDQRMPEMEGVEFLEKAMLIYPDAKRVLLTAYSDTEAAIKAINEVKLDYYLIKPWDPPEDKLYPVINDLLDDWQSDYIPEFKGIRVVGFQFSPLSHVVKDYLASNLIPYRWMDIQTNPDAANLLSINKLTNDDLPMLLLDDGTFLTKPSIKEIAAKIGKNPEIVHDMYDVVIIGAGPAGLAAAVYGASEGLKTLMIERKAPGGQAGTSSRIENYLGFPSGLSGADLTRRAISQAVRLGAGFLSPQSVSDIKQKDGYKTIVLEDGPEIISRSVIITTGVDYRKLEVKGVAELTGAGIYYGAATTEAAACRDKNVYIIGGGNSAGQAAMYLSKFACNVHIVIRKDDLTSTMSSYLIDQIGHTPNIHVLGNTEVIEAKGDGCLEKLVLINVKTKETREEEASALYIFIGAKPYTDWLKLDILKDEKGFIETGRELRNYENFKKTWKLKRDPFLLETSCAGIFAAGDVRSGAMNRVASAVGEGSMAISFVHKYLAEV from the coding sequence ATGAACCTACCTATAATTTTCTCTATAGATGACGATCCGCAGGTCCTGCGCTCTATCAGCCGTGACCTGAAAATAAAATACAGTAAAGAATATAAAATTCTAAGTACATCCTCTGCTCAGGAAGCGCTGGATATGCTGACCGAACTGAAAAACAGTGCCGATGTAGTCGCTTTATTTTTATGCGACCAGCGGATGCCGGAGATGGAAGGTGTTGAATTCCTGGAAAAGGCAATGCTGATTTATCCGGATGCCAAGCGTGTCTTATTAACGGCTTATTCTGACACTGAGGCTGCGATCAAGGCAATCAATGAGGTGAAGCTGGATTATTACCTCATCAAACCCTGGGACCCGCCTGAAGACAAGCTTTACCCGGTAATCAATGATCTGCTGGATGACTGGCAGAGTGATTATATCCCGGAATTTAAAGGAATAAGAGTAGTCGGATTTCAGTTTTCTCCTTTATCACATGTGGTCAAGGATTATCTGGCCAGTAACCTGATCCCTTATCGGTGGATGGATATACAGACTAATCCTGATGCAGCTAATCTTTTGTCAATCAATAAGCTGACAAATGATGACCTGCCTATGTTATTACTGGATGACGGCACATTTCTGACCAAGCCTTCTATTAAGGAAATCGCTGCTAAAATAGGGAAGAACCCGGAAATTGTTCATGATATGTACGATGTGGTGATTATCGGAGCTGGTCCTGCCGGGCTGGCAGCGGCTGTTTATGGCGCTTCTGAAGGATTAAAAACATTGATGATTGAACGTAAAGCTCCGGGAGGGCAGGCCGGAACAAGCTCAAGAATTGAAAATTACCTGGGTTTCCCATCCGGGTTAAGCGGGGCAGACCTGACCAGAAGGGCTATTAGTCAGGCGGTACGTTTAGGGGCAGGTTTTTTATCGCCGCAGTCGGTTAGTGATATCAAACAGAAAGATGGTTATAAAACTATCGTACTGGAAGACGGACCGGAGATTATCAGCCGGTCGGTTATTATCACCACGGGAGTGGATTACCGGAAACTGGAAGTTAAAGGGGTAGCTGAGCTGACCGGTGCTGGTATCTATTATGGTGCTGCAACTACGGAAGCTGCTGCCTGCAGGGATAAAAATGTTTATATCATTGGCGGAGGTAATTCGGCAGGTCAGGCAGCAATGTATCTGTCTAAATTTGCCTGTAATGTGCATATCGTTATCCGTAAGGACGATCTGACTTCGACCATGTCATCTTATCTCATTGATCAGATTGGTCATACGCCTAATATTCATGTTTTAGGAAATACCGAAGTCATAGAAGCAAAAGGGGATGGCTGTCTGGAAAAACTGGTGCTGATTAATGTTAAAACCAAAGAAACCAGGGAAGAAGAAGCTTCGGCATTATATATTTTTATAGGGGCTAAACCTTATACGGACTGGCTGAAGCTGGATATCCTGAAAGATGAAAAGGGTTTTATAGAAACCGGCCGTGAACTGAGAAATTATGAGAACTTCAAAAAGACATGGAAGCTGAAAAGAGATCCGTTTTTACTGGAAACCAGTTGTGCAGGTATTTTTGCCGCTGGTGATGTCCGCTCTGGGGCGATGAACCGGGTGGCTTCGGCTGTTGGAGAAGGTTCGATGGCCATTAGTTTTGTACACAAGTATCTGGCAGAGGTTTAA
- a CDS encoding SDR family oxidoreductase has protein sequence MNKLAGKTAVITGGNSGIGLATAQEFIALGAKVIITGRNQKSIDDAVAVLGENAAGIVSDSGDMQQVKNLGNQIKAISKKIDIIFINAGVGQFYPIDQVTEELFDQMMNVNFKGAYFSLQQLLPLTNDGGSVILNTSINAHLGMYGASVYASSKAALISLAKNLSLELIPRRIRVNAISPGPVATPMHSPAKMGVTTKQFEEIGGGILKQIPVGRFGLPEEIAKVAAFLASDDSSFMLGAELIVDGGFTV, from the coding sequence ATGAACAAATTAGCAGGTAAAACAGCTGTAATTACAGGTGGAAATAGTGGAATTGGTTTAGCTACAGCACAAGAATTTATTGCCCTTGGAGCGAAAGTGATCATTACAGGCAGAAATCAAAAATCTATAGATGACGCAGTAGCTGTACTTGGAGAAAATGCTGCCGGTATCGTTTCAGATTCCGGGGATATGCAACAGGTAAAAAACCTGGGCAACCAGATTAAAGCGATTTCAAAAAAGATAGATATTATTTTTATCAATGCAGGCGTCGGACAATTTTATCCCATTGATCAGGTTACAGAAGAATTATTTGACCAGATGATGAATGTCAATTTCAAAGGAGCATATTTTAGCCTGCAGCAATTACTGCCTTTAACCAATGATGGAGGATCCGTTATCCTCAACACGTCAATCAATGCGCATCTGGGCATGTATGGAGCAAGTGTTTATGCCTCAAGTAAAGCTGCGTTAATTTCTCTGGCCAAAAATCTGTCATTAGAACTGATCCCAAGAAGAATAAGAGTAAATGCTATTAGTCCGGGTCCGGTAGCTACGCCAATGCACAGTCCGGCAAAAATGGGAGTTACCACAAAACAGTTTGAGGAAATAGGTGGCGGGATACTCAAACAGATTCCTGTTGGAAGATTTGGATTACCGGAAGAGATTGCAAAAGTAGCAGCTTTTCTGGCCTCAGATGATTCTTCTTTTATGCTCGGCGCAGAATTAATTGTTGATGGTGGATTTACTGTGTAA
- a CDS encoding phosphocholine-specific phospholipase C encodes MNSRRDFLKKAAMFSGAAGLANVIPMSIQKAMAIEADPGTTFYDAEHVVFLMQENRSFDHMFGKLSGVRGFNDPRVAILPDKNKVWLQQDASGNTFAPFHIDINKTKITWQGGLPHSWNDQVAARNKGKYDKWVPVKTLMTLGHYERTDIPFYYALADAFTICDHSFCSSLTGTTPNRLFFWTGTIRPEQNGKAIAAVDNSQAESHSNTFVDWDTFPELLEDHQVSWKVYQNELWTVNLQDKRVGDWVDNYGDNALEYVKRYNVKLSAYFRKHGDRTNKKEILTAEQVTEKYNKLSQKEKNLIDKAFATNINMPGDYLELESFSYKNDQGVEEKIEIPKNDIFHQFRADVDQGKLPTVSWLVAPQRFSDHTSSPLYGTWYVSEAIDILTKNPEVWKKTIFVLTYDENDGYFDHIPPFVAPNPNDPETGKVSAKMNIDVEWEAKKGSPIGLGYRVPMLIASPWSKGGYVNSQVFDHTSSQQFLEKFLSKKTGKKIRSHQISDWRRAVCGDLTSVFRPYNGEKLVNPESLQKEEVVISIQNARNKPAQVTPDALTAGEITAINANLPFSSASPVAMPVQEKGTRKACALPYQLFAEAGLNENKTAVELRFESGKTSFGQLLEPVGSAFNVTSLNPYAEISGKNWDYAVNAGDQLTHQLELSKFKTENYNLLVRGPNGFFRHYKGSKNDPEVNIACLYEKSGLLREKLSGNVIVLLENKGKKTLELEIKQLVYTGSGNSEKISLAPQGKKQVVLNLEKYSGWYDFTVQTADETYSRQYAGHVETGQESISDPYMAGIL; translated from the coding sequence ATGAATTCCAGAAGAGACTTTTTGAAGAAAGCAGCGATGTTTTCTGGTGCTGCCGGTTTGGCGAATGTAATCCCGATGTCTATACAAAAGGCAATGGCGATTGAAGCAGATCCCGGGACTACTTTTTATGATGCGGAACATGTGGTATTCCTGATGCAGGAAAACCGCTCTTTTGATCATATGTTCGGTAAACTGAGCGGAGTACGCGGATTTAATGATCCGCGGGTGGCTATATTACCGGACAAAAATAAAGTATGGCTTCAGCAGGATGCTTCAGGAAATACTTTTGCTCCTTTTCATATCGATATTAATAAGACAAAAATTACCTGGCAGGGCGGTCTGCCTCATTCCTGGAATGACCAGGTAGCGGCCCGTAATAAAGGGAAGTACGACAAATGGGTACCGGTAAAAACATTGATGACACTGGGTCATTATGAGCGTACTGATATCCCTTTTTATTATGCTTTAGCAGATGCTTTTACGATCTGCGATCACAGTTTTTGTTCTTCATTAACGGGAACTACACCAAACAGATTGTTTTTCTGGACCGGTACGATCCGTCCGGAGCAGAATGGAAAAGCCATTGCTGCGGTGGATAATTCACAGGCCGAATCTCATTCCAATACATTTGTAGACTGGGATACTTTTCCTGAATTGCTGGAAGATCATCAGGTATCCTGGAAAGTTTATCAGAATGAGCTGTGGACGGTAAATTTGCAGGATAAAAGGGTAGGTGACTGGGTAGATAATTACGGGGATAATGCACTGGAATATGTAAAGCGTTATAACGTAAAACTGTCTGCTTATTTCCGCAAACATGGTGATCGTACCAATAAAAAAGAAATACTGACTGCTGAACAAGTCACTGAAAAATATAATAAACTGAGCCAGAAGGAAAAAAATCTCATTGACAAGGCATTTGCGACAAATATCAATATGCCTGGAGATTATCTTGAGCTTGAGTCCTTCAGTTATAAGAATGATCAGGGAGTTGAAGAAAAAATTGAAATTCCTAAAAATGATATTTTCCATCAGTTCCGGGCAGATGTAGATCAGGGTAAACTGCCAACGGTTTCCTGGCTGGTTGCCCCGCAGCGTTTTTCAGATCACACCAGTTCTCCTTTATATGGAACATGGTATGTTTCTGAAGCGATAGACATCCTGACCAAAAATCCTGAGGTATGGAAAAAAACAATCTTTGTTTTGACTTACGATGAGAATGATGGTTATTTCGATCATATTCCACCTTTTGTAGCACCAAATCCGAATGATCCTGAAACCGGAAAAGTGTCCGCGAAAATGAATATTGATGTGGAATGGGAAGCTAAAAAAGGTAGCCCTATAGGTTTAGGTTATCGTGTGCCTATGCTGATTGCTTCTCCATGGAGTAAAGGCGGCTATGTGAATTCTCAGGTATTTGATCATACTTCTTCGCAGCAGTTTCTGGAGAAGTTTCTAAGTAAAAAAACAGGGAAAAAGATCAGAAGTCACCAGATCAGTGACTGGAGAAGGGCTGTTTGTGGTGATCTGACTTCTGTTTTCAGACCTTATAACGGGGAAAAACTGGTTAATCCTGAATCATTACAGAAAGAGGAAGTAGTTATCAGTATTCAGAATGCCAGGAATAAACCTGCACAGGTTACGCCTGATGCACTGACAGCTGGCGAAATAACAGCAATCAATGCTAATCTGCCATTTTCATCAGCATCGCCTGTGGCCATGCCTGTACAGGAAAAAGGGACAAGAAAGGCTTGTGCACTGCCTTATCAGTTATTTGCAGAGGCTGGTTTAAATGAAAATAAAACGGCTGTAGAATTGAGATTTGAATCTGGAAAAACTAGTTTCGGACAATTACTGGAACCTGTTGGTTCGGCATTTAATGTAACATCATTAAATCCTTATGCAGAAATATCGGGTAAAAACTGGGATTATGCAGTAAATGCCGGAGATCAGTTAACCCATCAGCTTGAACTGAGTAAATTTAAGACTGAAAATTACAATCTGCTGGTCAGAGGACCAAACGGGTTTTTCAGACATTATAAAGGAAGTAAAAATGATCCTGAAGTTAATATAGCGTGTCTGTATGAGAAATCAGGACTGCTCAGAGAAAAACTGAGTGGTAATGTTATCGTGCTGCTGGAAAATAAAGGAAAGAAAACGCTGGAACTGGAAATTAAACAACTGGTTTACACTGGTTCTGGAAATTCAGAGAAAATCAGCCTGGCACCACAGGGTAAAAAACAGGTGGTTTTAAATCTCGAAAAATATTCGGGATGGTATGATTTTACTGTGCAGACTGCTGATGAAACCTATAGCAGACAGTATGCCGGACATGTGGAAACAGGGCAGGAGTCAATTTCTGATCCTTATATGGCCGGAATTCTATAG
- a CDS encoding TIGR03364 family FAD-dependent oxidoreductase, whose product MKKAIVIGAGIVGLATARALAIRGYQVTIIERNERAVGASIRNFGMVWPIGQATGPMFERAMLSRSIWKEICTEAKIWHDEVGSLHIAYHDDELQVMTEYADINRQHRNCSLLSPEQALEKSPAINTTGLKGALWSGEEMIIESRVAVAQVAAYLAEKYGIIFHWNTAISRIEHPKVMSGNQSWEAEEIFVCSGADFETLYPELFAATDITKCKLQMMRLVTQPDEWRIGPSLCGGLSMIHYPGFQAAASLPALRKRYEAQYATQLNWGIHVMVSQNGSGELTIGDSHEYGLVHDPFDKEFINSMIIDYLHTFADFKDWKMLQSWHGIYPKMTNGATEFITEATPGVTIINGLGGNGMTLSFGLCEQFIASRV is encoded by the coding sequence ATGAAGAAAGCAATAGTAATAGGCGCAGGCATCGTAGGTTTAGCTACCGCACGTGCATTAGCCATCAGAGGTTATCAGGTCACCATTATTGAAAGAAATGAACGTGCCGTTGGTGCATCTATACGAAATTTTGGTATGGTCTGGCCTATCGGACAGGCTACAGGTCCGATGTTCGAGAGAGCCATGTTATCCAGAAGTATCTGGAAAGAAATCTGCACAGAAGCTAAAATCTGGCATGACGAGGTAGGTTCTTTACATATAGCCTATCATGATGATGAACTGCAGGTCATGACAGAATATGCAGACATTAACCGTCAGCATCGCAATTGCAGTCTGCTAAGCCCTGAACAGGCCCTGGAGAAGTCTCCTGCTATCAATACCACTGGCCTGAAAGGTGCCTTATGGAGCGGTGAAGAGATGATCATAGAATCCAGAGTTGCCGTTGCGCAGGTAGCTGCTTATCTGGCCGAAAAATATGGAATAATCTTTCACTGGAATACAGCAATCAGCCGGATTGAACATCCAAAAGTGATGTCCGGAAACCAGAGCTGGGAAGCAGAGGAAATCTTTGTCTGCAGTGGTGCAGACTTTGAAACACTGTATCCTGAATTATTTGCGGCTACTGACATTACCAAATGCAAATTACAAATGATGCGTCTGGTTACTCAGCCGGATGAATGGCGTATAGGCCCATCCTTATGCGGTGGTTTATCCATGATTCATTATCCGGGTTTCCAGGCTGCAGCCTCTTTGCCTGCATTGAGAAAAAGATATGAAGCGCAATATGCAACCCAATTAAACTGGGGTATACATGTGATGGTTTCACAGAACGGAAGCGGTGAACTGACTATTGGAGACTCCCATGAATATGGATTGGTTCACGATCCTTTTGACAAAGAATTTATCAATAGTATGATCATAGATTACCTGCATACCTTTGCAGATTTCAAGGACTGGAAGATGCTGCAGTCGTGGCATGGTATCTATCCTAAAATGACTAACGGAGCAACAGAGTTTATTACAGAAGCCACACCCGGAGTAACCATTATCAATGGTTTGGGTGGTAACGGTATGACTTTGTCTTTTGGGCTATGCGAGCAGTTTATTGCTTCCAGAGTTTAA
- a CDS encoding GAF domain-containing sensor histidine kinase, which produces MTNTETPDNLIPDNDETRLKKLYQYEILDTHSETDFDTIALMASEIFGTKKAFVTFVDKGHVFVKASSSRIEVDHISRAYGLCSLSIMEDDLTIFYDTHEFPELMKNPYISRPGGVRFYAAAQIRTADGFALGTVCVLDAEPRTVVTEHQSRMLQLLSRMVMEKLETRMVNRKIVRAYDDRLHRLAHDMKNPVTSISLYAQLLGSREMNSEKVFSMAAKIENSSKGLEKKLNNLLTDARSENSAIELVHESVMITDLLSQLHHSFELSLAAKKQTLIINNDLFVLIYVDRERILDVLDNLLSNAMKYSYEGAVITINTSLEEDELIIEFKDEGLGLSEEDKKKLFLKFAKLSAIPTAHEKSYGLGLFIVKMLVESHKGKVWAESEGKNFGSSFFISLPIFKQ; this is translated from the coding sequence ATGACAAATACTGAAACGCCAGATAACCTTATTCCTGATAACGATGAGACCAGGTTAAAAAAACTCTATCAATATGAAATTCTGGACACCCATTCTGAAACAGATTTTGACACAATCGCCTTAATGGCATCCGAAATATTTGGCACAAAAAAAGCCTTTGTCACTTTTGTTGATAAAGGACATGTATTTGTCAAAGCAAGCAGCAGCAGAATTGAAGTAGATCATATTTCCAGAGCCTATGGGCTATGCTCCCTGAGCATCATGGAAGATGATCTGACTATATTTTATGATACCCATGAATTCCCTGAGCTCATGAAAAACCCATATATCTCCAGACCCGGAGGTGTGAGATTTTATGCAGCAGCGCAGATCAGAACTGCCGATGGATTTGCACTCGGTACCGTTTGTGTACTGGATGCAGAGCCCAGGACCGTAGTTACTGAACATCAGTCAAGAATGCTTCAGTTACTTTCCCGAATGGTTATGGAGAAGCTGGAAACACGTATGGTCAACAGAAAGATTGTGAGAGCTTATGATGATCGTTTGCACCGCCTGGCACATGATATGAAAAACCCCGTAACTTCAATCTCCTTATATGCACAATTACTGGGTAGCAGGGAGATGAACAGCGAAAAGGTATTTTCCATGGCAGCGAAGATTGAAAACTCCTCCAAAGGACTGGAAAAGAAACTCAATAACCTGCTTACAGATGCAAGAAGTGAAAACTCAGCGATTGAATTGGTTCATGAATCAGTGATGATTACCGATTTGCTTAGTCAGTTACACCATTCCTTCGAACTTTCACTGGCAGCAAAAAAACAGACACTGATCATTAATAATGATTTATTTGTTCTGATTTATGTAGACAGGGAACGCATACTTGATGTACTTGACAACCTGTTGAGCAATGCGATGAAATACTCCTACGAAGGTGCAGTGATTACCATTAACACTTCCCTGGAAGAAGATGAGCTCATTATTGAGTTCAAAGATGAAGGATTAGGCCTGAGCGAAGAAGACAAGAAAAAACTGTTCCTGAAATTTGCCAAACTAAGCGCTATTCCCACTGCACATGAAAAATCTTATGGATTAGGTCTGTTTATTGTGAAAATGCTTGTAGAAAGCCATAAAGGCAAAGTATGGGCAGAGAGTGAAGGCAAAAACTTTGGAAGTTCTTTTTTCATTTCCCTGCCCATTTTTAAGCAATAA
- a CDS encoding DUF5690 family protein, producing the protein MKIMDHLRAKVATLPYAVISILAALAAFGTYTAMYSFRKAFAAGTFIDHQYLHVDYKVWLVIAQVMGYMLSKFYGIRFISEIRGNNRGKSILMLIGISWLALLGFALVPAPWNIAFLFINGFPLGMIWGLVFGYLEGRKSTEFMTAVMSISLIFASGFVKTVGRNLLTVFHVNEYHMPFVTGAIFVIPLLLFVFCLELMPPPTEEDKKLRVERAPMNAQERKNFLIRFLPGIVLTLIIYVLLTIMRDVRDNFEVEIWADLGVKSNNIYTHIDLFISVVVLVAMSLLILVKKNIKAFSIIHLFIIGGCLLVGMSTYLFEHKMISPIAWMTAAGLGLYLAYVPYNAIFFERMIASFKYRSNAGFIMYVADAAGYLASVSILVIKELGKPNISWGNFFKEGIMLVAIVGVISGVLSLIYFLQTAQKNRKKEKKAEEQNQQFNIISL; encoded by the coding sequence ATGAAAATAATGGATCACCTGCGTGCAAAAGTCGCTACCTTACCTTATGCTGTAATCTCTATACTGGCTGCCCTTGCTGCTTTTGGAACCTATACTGCTATGTATTCTTTCCGTAAAGCATTTGCTGCAGGTACCTTTATTGATCATCAGTATTTACATGTTGACTATAAAGTCTGGTTAGTTATTGCCCAGGTTATGGGTTATATGCTAAGTAAGTTTTATGGTATCCGTTTTATTTCTGAGATCAGGGGGAATAACCGGGGTAAAAGCATTCTGATGCTGATCGGTATCTCCTGGCTGGCCCTATTGGGGTTTGCACTGGTTCCGGCTCCCTGGAATATTGCGTTTCTGTTTATTAACGGTTTCCCGCTGGGTATGATCTGGGGATTGGTATTCGGTTATCTGGAAGGCCGTAAGTCTACAGAATTTATGACCGCCGTAATGTCCATCAGTTTAATATTTGCCTCAGGTTTTGTCAAAACTGTTGGCCGCAATCTGTTGACCGTATTCCATGTCAATGAATACCATATGCCTTTTGTAACGGGGGCGATATTTGTAATTCCTCTTTTACTGTTTGTTTTCTGTTTAGAACTTATGCCTCCGCCTACCGAGGAAGATAAAAAGCTAAGAGTAGAACGTGCCCCTATGAATGCACAGGAAAGAAAGAATTTTCTGATCCGCTTTTTACCCGGCATAGTGCTCACGCTGATCATCTACGTATTACTAACGATTATGCGGGATGTCAGAGATAATTTTGAAGTGGAAATCTGGGCAGATCTGGGCGTAAAAAGCAATAATATCTATACCCATATTGATCTGTTTATTTCTGTGGTTGTCCTGGTGGCGATGAGTCTGCTGATCCTGGTGAAGAAAAACATCAAAGCCTTCAGCATTATACATTTATTTATTATCGGAGGATGTCTGCTTGTCGGCATGTCTACTTATCTGTTTGAGCATAAAATGATCAGTCCTATTGCCTGGATGACAGCCGCAGGATTAGGTCTTTATCTTGCTTACGTACCCTATAATGCCATATTTTTTGAAAGGATGATTGCCTCTTTCAAGTACCGCAGTAATGCCGGTTTCATTATGTATGTTGCCGATGCTGCAGGTTATCTGGCAAGCGTAAGCATTCTGGTTATCAAAGAACTGGGCAAACCCAATATCAGCTGGGGCAATTTTTTCAAAGAAGGCATCATGCTTGTTGCAATAGTAGGTGTAATCAGCGGTGTATTATCACTGATCTATTTTCTGCAGACCGCCCAGAAAAACCGCAAAAAGGAAAAAAAAGCTGAAGAACAGAATCAGCAGTTCAATATCATATCGTTATGA
- a CDS encoding winged helix-turn-helix transcriptional regulator, translating into MTNKRQQEYTCAMEAALSVISGKWKMEILNELRFGARRYSEINRNVPGITEKMLSQQLRELEEDGVIRRKVYPEVPPKVEYSFTELGAELTGIFKALEIWGSHFVTGTDQPDRKSGSSCYHIDQIKS; encoded by the coding sequence ATGACAAATAAAAGACAACAGGAATATACCTGTGCAATGGAAGCAGCACTGAGTGTAATCAGCGGGAAATGGAAAATGGAAATTCTTAACGAGTTGCGTTTTGGTGCAAGACGGTATAGTGAGATTAACAGGAATGTTCCTGGTATCACAGAAAAAATGCTGTCCCAGCAGTTAAGGGAACTGGAAGAGGATGGGGTTATCCGCAGAAAGGTGTATCCTGAGGTGCCACCGAAAGTAGAGTATTCATTTACTGAACTGGGAGCAGAGTTAACGGGGATATTTAAGGCCCTGGAAATCTGGGGCAGTCATTTTGTAACAGGAACCGATCAGCCGGATAGGAAAAGTGGCAGCAGCTGCTATCATATTGATCAGATAAAATCATAG